A single window of Granulicella cerasi DNA harbors:
- a CDS encoding prolipoprotein diacylglyceryl transferase → MSFLPKPELHPVFETLAYVVGYRVYKHLRAQQGDRLNDEHRWLIIAAAAVGALVGARLLGIAEDAPQLGFHGRAFFAMSGGKTIVGGLLGGWLVVEAAKWMLHIRSRTGDLFAVPLALGIAIGRIGCFFAGLADDTYGKPTSLPWGVNFGDGIPRHPTQLYELVFLLALAWALHRFNAKPHREGRTFRLFLLAYLAWRFAIDFLKPRPMAGALNVIQWACLAGVIALALGEFGHKQQPHAHATQELDA, encoded by the coding sequence ATGTCTTTCCTGCCGAAGCCTGAGCTGCACCCGGTGTTTGAAACGCTCGCCTACGTTGTGGGCTATCGCGTCTACAAACACCTGCGCGCGCAGCAAGGTGATCGCCTCAACGACGAACATCGGTGGCTGATTATCGCGGCTGCAGCCGTCGGCGCGCTTGTTGGCGCGCGGCTCCTCGGCATCGCAGAAGACGCTCCGCAGCTTGGCTTTCATGGGCGCGCGTTCTTCGCGATGAGCGGAGGCAAGACGATCGTGGGCGGTCTACTCGGTGGGTGGCTTGTGGTCGAAGCCGCGAAGTGGATGCTGCACATTCGCTCGCGCACTGGCGACCTCTTTGCCGTGCCGCTCGCGCTCGGCATTGCGATCGGACGCATCGGCTGCTTCTTCGCCGGGCTCGCTGACGACACGTATGGCAAGCCGACATCGCTACCGTGGGGAGTCAACTTCGGCGATGGCATTCCGCGGCATCCCACACAGCTTTACGAGCTCGTCTTTCTGCTCGCGCTGGCGTGGGCGTTGCATCGCTTCAACGCAAAGCCGCATCGCGAAGGACGAACCTTTCGCCTCTTTCTGCTCGCGTATCTTGCATGGCGATTCGCCATCGACTTCCTCAAGCCGCGGCCCATGGCCGGCGCTCTCAATGTGATTCAATGGGCGTGTCTCGCAGGCGTGATCGCACTCGCGCTTGGAGAGTTCGGCCACAAGCAACAACCGCACGCACACGCTACTCAGGAGCTTGATGCATGA
- a CDS encoding radical SAM protein yields the protein MAQTRPYLYYDSAVSLCTTCYRRVDAKIVFEDEKVFMLKRCPEHGFERVLMADDIDYYKRCREVFLKHPEMPQHYNTPIKHGCPYDCGLCPDHEQHSCLSLIEICDACNLTCPVCYADSGPHRPTFRTMEQIEAMLDAVVSNELEPDIVQISGGEPTLHPEFFAVLDAAKKRPIKHLMVNTNGIRIATEEGFAERIAEYMPDFELYLQFDSLQRDPLMQLRGADLRHIREKALAKLNALGVSTTLVVTVERGVNDGELGAIIDFALQQPCVRGVTFQPVQQAGRLTQFKAAEHRLTLTEVRRRILEQSPVFAPEDIIPVPCHPDSLAMGYAMKLGDKVVPLTGMVPPEVLINAGRNTIIYEQDAGVHEAIFKVFSTNHSPQAQATKLHDLLCCLPQVAAPELSYANLFRILIVNFIDAQSFDLRSIKKTCVHIAHPDGKRLIPFDTYNMFYRDDLEHTRLAKLRELL from the coding sequence ATGGCACAGACACGTCCTTACCTCTACTACGACTCCGCGGTCTCGCTCTGCACCACGTGCTATCGCCGCGTGGACGCGAAGATCGTCTTTGAAGACGAGAAGGTCTTCATGCTGAAGCGCTGCCCCGAGCATGGCTTCGAGCGCGTGCTCATGGCCGACGACATCGACTACTACAAGCGTTGCCGCGAGGTCTTCCTGAAGCATCCTGAGATGCCACAGCACTACAACACGCCGATCAAACACGGTTGCCCGTACGACTGCGGGCTCTGCCCCGATCACGAGCAGCACTCGTGCCTGTCGCTCATCGAGATCTGCGATGCGTGCAACCTCACCTGCCCCGTTTGCTATGCCGACAGCGGACCGCATCGGCCAACCTTCCGCACGATGGAGCAGATTGAAGCGATGCTCGACGCCGTGGTGAGCAATGAACTCGAGCCGGACATCGTGCAGATCTCCGGCGGAGAGCCGACGCTGCATCCTGAGTTCTTTGCTGTGCTCGATGCGGCGAAGAAGCGGCCCATCAAGCACCTGATGGTGAACACCAACGGCATTCGCATCGCCACCGAGGAAGGCTTCGCCGAACGCATCGCCGAGTACATGCCGGACTTCGAACTCTATCTGCAATTCGACTCGCTGCAACGCGATCCGTTGATGCAACTGCGCGGCGCGGACCTGCGCCACATCCGCGAGAAGGCGCTCGCGAAGTTGAATGCCCTCGGCGTTTCGACAACACTCGTCGTCACCGTAGAGCGGGGCGTGAACGATGGCGAGCTTGGCGCGATCATCGACTTCGCCCTGCAGCAGCCTTGCGTGCGCGGCGTTACGTTTCAACCGGTGCAGCAAGCCGGTCGCCTCACGCAGTTCAAAGCCGCCGAGCATCGCCTGACGTTGACCGAAGTGCGTCGGCGCATTCTCGAACAGAGCCCGGTCTTCGCGCCGGAGGACATCATCCCCGTGCCGTGCCATCCTGACTCACTCGCGATGGGCTATGCGATGAAGCTCGGCGATAAGGTCGTGCCGCTCACGGGCATGGTGCCGCCGGAGGTGCTGATCAACGCCGGGCGCAACACGATCATCTACGAGCAGGACGCCGGCGTGCATGAGGCGATCTTCAAGGTCTTCTCCACGAACCACTCGCCGCAGGCGCAGGCCACGAAGCTGCACGATCTGCTCTGCTGCCTGCCGCAGGTGGCGGCGCCGGAGTTGAGTTACGCGAACCTCTTCCGCATCCTCATCGTGAACTTCATCGACGCACAAAGCTTTGACCTGCGCTCGATCAAGAAGACCTGCGTCCACATCGCACATCCGGACGGCAAGCGCCTGATTCCGTTCGACACCTACAACATGTTCTATCGCGATGATCTGGAACATACGCGGTTAGCGAAGCTGCGGGAACTCTTGTAG
- the rpe gene encoding ribulose-phosphate 3-epimerase: MVELAFSILAADFAHLADEIKLAEEGGGTIVHVDVMDGHFVPNITFGPPVVKAVRAVTKLPLDCHLMIENPDAFIPEFAKAGADMISVQVEACPHLNRTLQHIIDHGCQAGVVLNPATPIGMLAEVLPMVHHVLVMSVNPGFGGQKFLPRAVDRIRLLAHIREEQGLNFRIEVDGGVANDTVASVVDAGADMLVAGSAIFQPGKTVENAREFLKIARAAAGESA, from the coding sequence ATGGTTGAACTGGCGTTTTCGATTCTCGCAGCGGACTTTGCGCATCTGGCCGACGAAATCAAGCTGGCCGAAGAGGGCGGCGGCACCATCGTGCATGTCGATGTCATGGACGGACACTTTGTGCCGAACATCACCTTCGGGCCGCCGGTCGTGAAGGCCGTTCGCGCCGTTACCAAGCTGCCACTCGACTGCCACCTCATGATCGAGAACCCCGACGCGTTCATCCCCGAGTTCGCCAAGGCGGGCGCAGACATGATCTCCGTGCAGGTGGAAGCCTGCCCGCACCTCAATCGCACGCTGCAGCACATCATCGACCATGGCTGCCAGGCCGGCGTGGTGCTGAACCCCGCAACGCCCATCGGCATGCTCGCCGAGGTGCTTCCCATGGTGCACCATGTGCTCGTCATGAGCGTGAACCCCGGCTTCGGCGGGCAGAAGTTCCTGCCGCGCGCCGTGGACCGCATCCGTCTGCTCGCGCATATTCGCGAGGAGCAGGGCCTGAACTTCCGCATCGAGGTCGACGGCGGCGTGGCGAATGATACGGTTGCGTCCGTCGTGGACGCGGGCGCGGACATGCTCGTGGCCGGTTCGGCGATCTTCCAGCCCGGTAAAACGGTCGAAAATGCGCGCGAGTTTCTGAAGATTGCCCGCGCGGCGGCCGGGGAATCGGCCTAA
- the bamD gene encoding outer membrane protein assembly factor BamD, with translation MMFSSPIFRRSAMVLTLASGFALLPVALHAQEATTPAPAQQSTDTPAKPTQETRLSAGGPKQPKKQKAAKVAKEDRVQQTKDTKKELRKTDKFNPLAAKDSTLPDKQLYDKALVLEKKGHFEVARLDLQTLLNTYPDSQYQMRAKLAIADSWYREGGSAALAQAEQEYKDFITFFPNVPEAAEAQMRVGDIYFKQMDVPDRDYAKAISAENEYRNMLKQYPDAPAPILKEARQKLRDVQEVLATREANIAAFYGMHDNFSASIARYETVVDTYPQYSHMDDVLIGIGDAYSAQAKIVRAHPVCAPGVKEACLPEAAKSKLEQAFDSKAAAAYTRVVTEHAAAPHVEDAKERLVGMGVPLPTPTPQQLAASEELEGSRAQYNLRNRLELLVLRKPDVVTAAQIGEPPLEDAPATTAPTVQSDLEHEYAMALNPNAAAAAATAKPAASATEGEAPAETPKAALPTAGGTPTLEDVPAAGAGNSTGGSVEMSPSTPAASGGGGAGVGAEIISTGGGDTGAKPAAADNYGLPTVKPKNTTDLAPVEKPEVAPDQVNELAGKKTDPAQAADPNKKKQASPSFDKDEESSSKHKPKKGLKKLNPL, from the coding sequence ATGATGTTTTCCTCCCCGATCTTCCGCCGCTCGGCCATGGTGCTGACGCTCGCTTCCGGTTTTGCGCTGCTGCCCGTGGCGCTCCACGCGCAGGAAGCCACGACACCCGCGCCTGCACAGCAGTCCACCGACACCCCGGCGAAGCCCACCCAGGAGACACGACTCTCTGCCGGTGGCCCCAAGCAGCCGAAGAAGCAGAAGGCCGCCAAGGTCGCCAAGGAAGACCGCGTCCAGCAGACGAAGGACACTAAGAAGGAGCTCCGCAAGACCGACAAGTTCAATCCGCTTGCGGCCAAGGACTCGACGCTGCCCGATAAGCAGCTGTATGACAAGGCGCTTGTGCTCGAGAAGAAGGGCCACTTCGAAGTGGCGCGCCTCGACCTGCAGACCCTGCTCAACACCTACCCTGATTCGCAGTACCAGATGCGCGCCAAGCTGGCGATCGCCGATAGCTGGTACCGCGAAGGCGGCTCCGCTGCTCTGGCTCAGGCCGAGCAGGAGTACAAGGACTTCATCACCTTCTTCCCGAACGTGCCGGAAGCCGCCGAAGCGCAGATGCGTGTGGGCGATATCTACTTCAAGCAGATGGATGTGCCGGACCGCGATTACGCGAAGGCCATCTCCGCTGAAAACGAATACCGCAACATGCTGAAGCAGTACCCGGACGCTCCCGCGCCGATCCTGAAGGAAGCGCGCCAGAAGCTGCGCGACGTGCAGGAAGTGCTGGCGACGCGCGAGGCGAACATCGCGGCGTTCTATGGAATGCACGATAACTTCTCGGCATCGATCGCCCGCTACGAGACTGTAGTTGACACGTATCCGCAGTACAGCCACATGGACGACGTGCTGATCGGCATCGGCGACGCTTACTCGGCGCAGGCAAAGATTGTGCGCGCGCACCCGGTTTGCGCGCCCGGCGTGAAGGAAGCCTGCCTGCCCGAGGCTGCGAAGTCCAAGCTGGAACAGGCTTTTGACAGCAAGGCTGCAGCGGCTTACACGCGTGTGGTGACCGAGCACGCGGCGGCGCCGCACGTCGAAGACGCGAAGGAGCGCCTGGTTGGCATGGGCGTTCCGCTGCCGACGCCGACCCCGCAGCAACTGGCCGCCAGCGAAGAGCTCGAAGGCAGCCGCGCGCAGTACAACCTGCGCAACCGCCTCGAACTGCTCGTGCTGCGTAAGCCGGACGTCGTGACCGCGGCGCAGATCGGCGAGCCGCCACTGGAAGATGCTCCGGCAACGACCGCGCCGACGGTGCAGAGCGATCTTGAGCACGAGTACGCGATGGCGTTGAACCCCAACGCTGCGGCCGCCGCTGCAACGGCGAAGCCGGCGGCATCCGCAACCGAAGGCGAGGCCCCGGCAGAGACGCCGAAGGCAGCGCTTCCGACGGCAGGCGGCACGCCCACGCTGGAAGATGTACCCGCAGCAGGCGCGGGCAACTCCACCGGCGGCTCCGTCGAGATGTCGCCCTCGACCCCGGCTGCTTCAGGCGGCGGTGGTGCTGGCGTCGGGGCGGAGATCATCTCCACCGGCGGTGGCGATACCGGTGCGAAGCCCGCAGCGGCCGACAACTATGGCCTGCCGACGGTGAAGCCGAAGAACACCACGGACCTCGCACCGGTTGAAAAGCCTGAAGTGGCTCCCGACCAGGTGAACGAGCTGGCGGGCAAGAAGACGGACCCGGCTCAGGCAGCGGACCCGAACAAGAAGAAGCAGGCCTCGCCTTCGTTCGACAAGGACGAAGAAAGCTCCAGCAAGCACAAGCCGAAGAAGGGCTTGAAGAAGCTGAACCCACTCTAA